A genomic segment from Necator americanus strain Aroian chromosome III, whole genome shotgun sequence encodes:
- a CDS encoding hypothetical protein (NECATOR_CHRIII.G10096.T1), whose protein sequence is MLQGVPSSISEGLCSKSSDTDTSPCLSIKRTISKETQQCNANKRFPWKIVNAKHRIPCSECFPFYSIQLGCFYVSTAPVIFPMRSTKQKINSIYICRYFASIRYCINTQRECKRYVSTVSVPFDLINAIYAKDHDLFIRLNSSALSHSCFCNSELVDFDVTQGERANSLIHHIVLRTPATSFCAKLLDVNTAYFSKLLKPFTVFFEDLIGATSPEKLRYQARMIVCRNSRRPPISPRTWEPYDIFRKKHPNTRKPVNSQYVREVKFPSSPKTPPPATASLSVAKDGEILSSRYSLPQIPDEACDAGTPALKTASFHSRDISDDFTDVVYGFGTTHEPLEVGQDILTGLQPCMSSVDLSEITSFPSYVLDGEGAYKQDFYECNTAQAPQQFSNLTGIPLAEQEGEEENGISTVTQVAVDSSPTENGVPPLYSLAEYRSSEQELDNSLPACTDQTDLGQNHHPFSSDDSSLYFLPLDDLSQADFMDVAELSWNNFS, encoded by the exons ATGCTGCAGGGAGTTCCCTCTTCCATCAGCGAGGGACTATGCtctaaa AGTTCTGATACAGATACCAGTCCTTGTCTATCCATCAAGCGGACTATCAGCAAGGAAACACAGCAGT GCAATGCTAATAAACGATTCCCTTGGAAGATTGTGAATGCTAAGCACCGTATTCCGTGTTCAGAGTGCTTTCCGTTCTACTCCATTCAACTGGGATGCTTCTAT GTGTCGACCGCACCTGTAATATTTCCTATGAGATCAACAAAGCAGAAGATTAATTCGATATACATCTGTCGATATTTCGCAAGCATTCGTTATTGTATAAACACTCAAAGGGAATGTAAGAG ATATGTATCCACCGTTTCGGTGCCTTTCGACTTGATCAACGCAATTTACGCAAAAGACCATGATTTATTTATCCGA CTTAATTCAAGCGCTCTCTCccattcttgtttttgtaACAGCGAGTTAGTGGATTTTGATGTCACACAAGGAGAAAGAGCgaattcactcattcatcaTATAGTGCTTAG AACACCAGCGACTTCGTTTTGCGCAAAACTTTTGGATGTGAACACGGCTTACTTTTCGAAACTTCTCAAACCGTTCACTGTCTTCTTCGAG GATCTCATTGGTGCAACATCACCTGAAAAACTACGTTATCAAGCGAGAATGATTGTGTGTCGGAACTCACGCCGTCCACCAATTTCACCGCGTACTTGGGAACCATACgatattttccgaaaaaagcATCCTAATACTCGTAAACCAGTCAACTCTCAATATGTCCGAGAAGTAAAATTTCCAAGTTCACCAAAAACACCGCCTCCCGCCACAGCTTCTTTGTCTGTAGCGAAAGATGGTGAGATATTGTCGTCTCGATATTCTTTGCCTCAAATTCCCGACGAGGCTTGTGATGCTGGAACACCGGCATTAAAAACAGCATCATTTCACTCTCGTGACATCTCTGATGACTTCACAGACGTTGTGTACGGATTTGGTACCACgc ATGAGCCGCTAGAAGTGGGTCAAGATATCCTGACTGGATTGCAACCTTGCATGTCATCTGTGGATTTATCTGAGATCACTTCTTTCCCAAGCTATGTGCTCGATGGAGAGG GAGCTTACAAACAGGATTTTTATGAGTGCAATACAGCACAAGCCCCTCAACAATTTTCCAACCTCACTGGTATCCCATTAGCTGAACAAG AAGGTGAAGAGGAAAATGGCATATCTACTGTCACACAGGTAGCTGTAGATAGCAGTCCAACTGAAAATGGAGTACCGCCTCTGTATTCTCTGGCAGAATATCGATCCAGTGAACAG GAACTGGACAACTCTCTTCCCGCTTGTACAGATCAAACTGATCTTGGACAAAACCATCATCCATTCTCAAGTGATGATTCCTCACTTTACTTCCTACCTTTGGACGATCTATCACAAGCTGATTTCATGGACGTTGCAGAACTATCCTGGAACAATTTTTCGTAA
- a CDS encoding hypothetical protein (NECATOR_CHRIII.G10096.T2) encodes MGRNRCTIGENAENCREQVTILLLIVYMQLTLTDTRKEPVLLQWIATLSRHFRTRKINQQEEVKNSRRKSTTKPCPECCREFPLPSARDYALKVLIQIPVLVYPSSGLSARKHSSVLAKPMDNKGSQIQQKFESSEVYERVTGLYNDLRWLADVSSNANKRFPWKIVNAKHRIPCSECFPFYSIQLGCFYVSTAPVIFPMRSTKQKINSIYICRYFASIRYCINTQRECKRYVSTVSVPFDLINAIYAKDHDLFIRLNSSALSHSCFCNSELVDFDVTQGERANSLIHHIVLRTPATSFCAKLLDVNTAYFSKLLKPFTVFFEDLIGATSPEKLRYQARMIVCRNSRRPPISPRTWEPYDIFRKKHPNTRKPVNSQYVREVKFPSSPKTPPPATASLSVAKDGEILSSRYSLPQIPDEACDAGTPALKTASFHSRDISDDFTDVVYGFGTTHEPLEVGQDILTGLQPCMSSVDLSEITSFPSYVLDGEGAYKQDFYECNTAQAPQQFSNLTGIPLAEQEGEEENGISTVTQVAVDSSPTENGVPPLYSLAEYRSSEQELDNSLPACTDQTDLGQNHHPFSSDDSSLYFLPLDDLSQADFMDVAELSWNNFS; translated from the exons ATGGGCCGAAATCGTTGCACGATCGGAGAAAATGCTGAGAACTGCAGAGAACAAGTCACCATCTTGCTTCTAATTGTATACATGCAACTTACACTTACGGATACAAGG AAGGAaccagttcttctccagtggaTAGCAACACTATCCAGACATTTCCGCACGAGAAAG ATTAACCAACAAGAAGAGGTCAAAAATTCGAGGAGAAAATCTACGACAAAACCTTGTCCTGAATGCTGCAGGGAGTTCCCTCTTCCATCAGCGAGGGACTATGCtctaaa AGTTCTGATACAGATACCAGTCCTTGTCTATCCATCAAGCGGACTATCAGCAAGGAAACACAGCAGT GTACTAGCAAAACCAATGGATAACAAAGGCTCGCAGATCCAACAAAAGTTTG aatcgtctgaggtttacgaacgtgtaactggcctatacaatgacttgcggtggctagccgatgtgtcaa GCAATGCTAATAAACGATTCCCTTGGAAGATTGTGAATGCTAAGCACCGTATTCCGTGTTCAGAGTGCTTTCCGTTCTACTCCATTCAACTGGGATGCTTCTAT GTGTCGACCGCACCTGTAATATTTCCTATGAGATCAACAAAGCAGAAGATTAATTCGATATACATCTGTCGATATTTCGCAAGCATTCGTTATTGTATAAACACTCAAAGGGAATGTAAGAG ATATGTATCCACCGTTTCGGTGCCTTTCGACTTGATCAACGCAATTTACGCAAAAGACCATGATTTATTTATCCGA CTTAATTCAAGCGCTCTCTCccattcttgtttttgtaACAGCGAGTTAGTGGATTTTGATGTCACACAAGGAGAAAGAGCgaattcactcattcatcaTATAGTGCTTAG AACACCAGCGACTTCGTTTTGCGCAAAACTTTTGGATGTGAACACGGCTTACTTTTCGAAACTTCTCAAACCGTTCACTGTCTTCTTCGAG GATCTCATTGGTGCAACATCACCTGAAAAACTACGTTATCAAGCGAGAATGATTGTGTGTCGGAACTCACGCCGTCCACCAATTTCACCGCGTACTTGGGAACCATACgatattttccgaaaaaagcATCCTAATACTCGTAAACCAGTCAACTCTCAATATGTCCGAGAAGTAAAATTTCCAAGTTCACCAAAAACACCGCCTCCCGCCACAGCTTCTTTGTCTGTAGCGAAAGATGGTGAGATATTGTCGTCTCGATATTCTTTGCCTCAAATTCCCGACGAGGCTTGTGATGCTGGAACACCGGCATTAAAAACAGCATCATTTCACTCTCGTGACATCTCTGATGACTTCACAGACGTTGTGTACGGATTTGGTACCACgc ATGAGCCGCTAGAAGTGGGTCAAGATATCCTGACTGGATTGCAACCTTGCATGTCATCTGTGGATTTATCTGAGATCACTTCTTTCCCAAGCTATGTGCTCGATGGAGAGG GAGCTTACAAACAGGATTTTTATGAGTGCAATACAGCACAAGCCCCTCAACAATTTTCCAACCTCACTGGTATCCCATTAGCTGAACAAG AAGGTGAAGAGGAAAATGGCATATCTACTGTCACACAGGTAGCTGTAGATAGCAGTCCAACTGAAAATGGAGTACCGCCTCTGTATTCTCTGGCAGAATATCGATCCAGTGAACAG GAACTGGACAACTCTCTTCCCGCTTGTACAGATCAAACTGATCTTGGACAAAACCATCATCCATTCTCAAGTGATGATTCCTCACTTTACTTCCTACCTTTGGACGATCTATCACAAGCTGATTTCATGGACGTTGCAGAACTATCCTGGAACAATTTTTCGTAA
- a CDS encoding hypothetical protein (NECATOR_CHRIII.G10097.T1), with the protein MDERSQFLADAAAQRRDRELQRINNDIAIKLQSLARGYLARHKFVTGVRCTISDKFSQFTDLEKSGKTLLSNDEVLKWSRLFLRIKRLPEDNEILAQLCRHIILSLDSSAKDTNWATMFLNKLTIGPASKVISDIILCIPQSLMYISGARVSEVKMWQTFIHFLIVLGSCNGWLLVRNAPQIQKVLNDLCSKLCASLGEHDNFTRLSNSLFLASNEYKPVLSSQALNALFSIIMKFVRNDDSLLSIFITHVLTCPAIILHLNKANLDSFLSSGLFDRSLTYLRASSDIVESIEPQKTINLLGNVVHLGYLDEETVKGRIVDWTWVIGLAMAQCTEFAVRVGEQSSHNHWHPIFGHYKLPIDPKTERSLRNVLKQLQMLWSYKIVCRLFDKALEGVDQNRPNGHVPVKELGVTFNKLWKKLGGGSTSDSSHTADAEKETPPTLAAVVCQLYMTALSTMTNMKNEIIAGVCREDRILRQLWGYLVRWGVEGKHSSSSSPSTSSSPLNAALALLSRPQSPHAAPLRLFADAASIVISILDEEELYEQAIPFPLEELVHIARFCNYFCFRAVWNGYVDDRISDQGLFASIHQLCMVLHVRDSRRTFVNDSKFWLAPDVKSSVLMVEFEKKTSRGLLLMRRLSHLVSLKERMLLFRKFVSADKANIESTATLITVARNRLVEDGYRQLSMLSTRALKSTIRVKFVNQQGLDEAGIDQDGVFKEFLELTIKQVFDPALNLFHSTAAGVLYPSSTSSVHEDHLALFQFVGRILAKAVYEGIVVDVQLAPVLLAAMLGGRRLCAFDELSQLDPELYRNLTFVKKYNGDVSDLSLTFSIDEDFMGKINTVDLIPGGRTIQVTNENKIDYVHRMAHHRVFSQTKQQCRAFVAGAQSVLNPAWLFLFAPHELQFIISGYTSDIDMADLKKHVQYYGGFHGSHRLIKWLWEIVEKDFTPDERRLFLKFVTSCSRPPLLGFSYLEPPFSIRCVEVSDDQDQGDTLGSVVRGFLALKKSQSSSRLPTASTCFNLLKLPNYNKKSVLLSKLRYAIHSETGFELS; encoded by the exons ATCTCTTGCACGAGGCTATTTAGCTAGGCATAAATTTGTGACTGGTGTACG ttgtacGATTTCGGACAAATTTTCCCAATTCACTGATCTTGAAAAGTCGGGGAAAACTTTGCTTTCTAATGATGAGGTGCTCAAATGGAGTCGATTGTTCCTGCGGATAAAACGTTTGCCCGAGGATAATGAG ATATTGGCTCAATTATGTCGACATATTATTTTATCCCTGGATTCGTCAGCGAAAGATACGAATTGGGCGACAATGTTCTTGAACAAATTAACAATAGGACCAGCTAGCAAAGTTATCTCGGATATTATTTTATGCATCCCACAATCGCTCATGTACATTTCG GGTGCCCGCGTTTCTGAAGTGAAAATGTGGCagacattcattcattttctaatCGTTTTGGGTTCCTGTAATGGATGGCTTCTCGTTCGAAATGCGCCTCAG ATACAAAAGGTGCTCAATGATTTATGCAGTAAGTTATGTGCTTCACTAGGAGAACACGACAATTTCACACGGCTTTCG aATTCACTCTTCCTCGCATCAAATGAATACAAGCCAGTATTGAGTAGCCAGGCGCTGAATGCCTTATTCTCAATCATAATGAAGTTTGTGAGAAATGATGACTCTTTGCTGTCCATTTTCATTACTCATGTCCTCACGTGTCCCGCAATCATCCTTCATTTAAACAAGGCA AATTTGGACTCCTTTCTTAGCTCTGGTTTATTTGATCGTTCTCTAACGTACTTGAGAGCGTCGTCGGATATCGTGGAAAGTATTGAACCGCAGAAGACTATCAATCTTCTCGGGAACGTAGTTCACTTAGGATATCTCGATGAAGAG ACAGTGAAAGGTCGTATTGTTGACTGGACATGGGTGATAGGACTGGCTATGGCGCAGTGTACAG AATTTGCGGTTCGTGTTGGAGAACAGTCGAGTCATAATCATTGGCATCCAATTTTTGGCCATTACAAACTTCCCATAGATCCGAA AACGGAGCGGTCACTGCGCAATGTACTGAAACAACTGCAAATGTTGTGGAGCTATAAAATTGTGTGCAGACTTTTTGACAAAGCGCTTGAAGGAGTGGACCAGAACCGCCCAAACGGGCATGTCCCGGTGAAGGAACTTGGAGTGACCTTCAaca AGCTGTGGAAAAAATTAGGAGGAGGATCCACTTCTGATTCATCGCATACTGCTGATGCCGAGAAAGAAACCCCACCTACATTAGCTGCTGTTGTTTGTCAACTATATATGACTGCGTTATCAACAATGACtaatatgaaaaatgagatTATTGCAG GTGTTTGCCGTGAAGATCGTATTCTTCGTCAACTATGGGGTTACCTTGTGCGATGGGGTGTTGAAGGAAAGCATTCGTCGTCATCCTCACCATCAACCTCTTCTTCACCCTTGAATGCAGCCTTAGCATTGCTGTCGCGTCCTCAAAGTCCCCATGCCGCTCCGCTTCGCTTATTTGCTGATGCTGCATCTATAGTAATATC TATTCTGGACGAAGAAGAATTGTATGAGCAGGCCATACCATTTCCCCTCGAGGAGCTTGTACATATTGCTCGATTTTGTAACTATTTTTGCTTTCGGGCTGTGTGGAACGGTTACGTag ATGATCGCATATCGGACCAAGGACTTTTCGCTAGTATTCATCAACTCTGCATGGTTCTTCACGTACGAGACAGTCGAAGAACTTTTGTTAACGATTCGAAGTTTTGGTTGGCTCC GGATGTGAAAAGTTCTGTTCTGATGGtggaatttgagaagaaaacatcTAGAGGGCTGCTCTTAATGCGTCGTTTGAGCCACCTTGTTTCCTTGAAAGAGAGGATGTTATTATTCAGGAAATTTGTCAGCGCAGACAAG gCAAACATCGAATCCACAGCCACTTTGATTACGGTAGCTCGAAATCGACTAGTTGAAGATGGTTATAGGCAGCTGTCAATGTTGTCCACGCGGGCGTTGAAGTCGACCATTCGCGTGAAATTTGTTAACCAACAA GGTCTTGACGAAGCGGGTATAGACCAGGATGGCGTgttcaaagaatttttagaGCTAACTATCAAGCAAGTCTTTGATCCAGCACTAAATTTGTTTCAT AGCACAGCAGCTGGCGTGCTGTATCCGTCATCGACCTCAAGTGTCCATGAAGATCACTTGGCATTGTTCCAATTTGTAGGAAGGATCTTGGCTAAGGCTGTGTATGAAGGGATTGTGGTAGACGTGCAGCTCGCGCCTGTCTTGTTGGCTGCA ATGCTTGGTGGACGACGCTTATGTGCATTCGACGAATTATCACAACTGGATCCTGAGCTATACCGCAACCTTACCTTTGTTAAAAAGTACAACGGTGACGTAAGCGACCTTTCACTGACATTTTCCATAGACGAGGACTTCATGGGCAAG ATCAACACTGTGGATTTAATCCCTGGCGGTCGAACAATACAGGTCACTAATGAGAATAA GATCGATTACGTGCACAGAATGGCTCATCACCGTGTGTTCTCTCAGACTAAGCAACAATGTCGTGCTTTTGTGGCGGGGGCTCAGTCTGTCCTGAATCCAGCATGGTTGTTCCTTTTTGCCCCCCATGAGCTTCAGTTCATCATTAGCGGCTACACGAG tgACATTGACATGGCAGATTTGAAGAAACATGTTCAATACTATGGGGGATTCCATGGAAGCCATAGGTTGATCAAATGGCTATGGGAAATTGTTGAAAAGGATTTCACCCCAGATGAGAGAAGGCTATTTCTCAAG TTCGTCACGAGTTGCTCACGTCCACCATTGTTGGGATTCTCGTACCTTGAACCGCCATTCTCCATTCGCTGTGTTGAGGTTTCAGATGATCAG GACCAAGGAGATACCTTAGGCAGCGTCGTACGAGGTTTTCTTGCCCTGAAGAAGAGCCAGTCGTCATCACGACTGCCAACAG CTTCGACTTGTTTCAACCTTCTTAAATTGCCGAACTACAATAAAAAATCGGTGCTGCTGTCGAAGTTACGTTATGCGATTCATTCGGAGACCGGCTTCGAACTTAGTtga